The Methanosarcina barkeri MS DNA window TCCAATACCGACTCCGATCTGCCTGATGATGTCTTCCACATCATCATATTTCGGAATCGGAGTCTCCTTGCAGGCCCTGACATAGGCCCTGAGGTTTTCAAGGGAAGTACCGAATGAAACGTCGCATGCAGTCCCAACAATATCAGCTCCCTGCAGGATGCATTCTCGAGTTCTATTATATACCTGTTCAGGGGTGCCGTTTGGCATAAGGTCTATAACGTCCAGGCTTCCAAGAATGGACATCTCGTTGCCCATCACCTGACGGCAGTACCAGACTGGCACGGCATCAAAGGAGAAACAATCGATACCACTCTGCTTTATGTAAGGCAGAAGTTTGCTGGTATCTCCGCAGATGTGCAGGATCAAAGGGCAGCTGATTTCCTTTGCCATCCTTTTGTGGGCAGGAAGTACGAATTCTTTGTAAGTTTCCCCAGAAATCAGGTCTCCTGAGGCTGATGGATCTGCCGGAAAAAGTATATGTGCCCCGTAAGCGGTCTGTAACTTTCCGTAAGCTATCACGAAATCAGTTGCTGCCTCAATAAAAGCATGGGCTTTTTCGGGATCGGTCTTTGTCCATCTTACCAGGTTTTCAACCCCTGCTATGTGGCCAGCTACTGTAAAAGGAGATGTCAGGACTGGTATGACAGGAAGCATACCATCGTACCGCTTCCTCAGTTCCTCGATTGCTCCGAGCACTACCGGGATTCTTCCGGCTTCTTCCAGATTGTCAGGCCAGGTTATGTCGGCGGGATCGGTATAAGCAGGACCTGTTACGGGAGGTCGGTCCGGTTTGTTCCAATCAAGCTTGCATCCCAAAACCTCCGCTTCAAGAGAAATATCAAACTGGGGACGTGCAGCCTCTATGCCGCAAATTTCATAGGGAGCGGCTGCAAGGTCTGCCATCATCTTGCTGTCAAAGTGGGCTTTTGGCCAGGAAGCATTGCATATCTGCATCAGTTCTGTTGTAGTCTGAGCGAGGGGATTAGCGGGGGGTACGTAATCAACCCTGCCTCCAAGCACGGCTGCCAGAGCTCTTCGGGTTGGAGTCATTTCACTTACCATGATATATGTCTCCTTTTTAATCTGCACTTAAAATATTTTATATATTATATATTAATAAGTTATACTTTGCGTTTAGATCACAAAAGAGCTCGTTTTTGAAAGGAACCCATAAGGGAAAAAGGAGTGATCTGCTGTCAGGTAAAAACTTGAAATGTCCTGTTTTTAAGATTCTCTTTACAAGTTCTCTTTCAGGTTCCGAAAATATATACAATAAATGTCTATTTTTTGTAAAAATTCATAGTTTTTACACTGACATTTATTAATATGTACGTTTGAGTATTTAATTGAAGGTAGTTAGCATAATATAGAAAAAGGCATATAATACATAAATTTAGTTTATATACATTTATTCCAATATCTAATACTATATATTAAACATGCAGAATTTTACTCACATAAATTATAGAGTTGCGTAATTCTGTCAGTAATCAAACCATATCAGAAATATCTGCTGAAAACATGTCTAAAATAACCAGAATATTTCTATTTTTCTTTTAAGAAAATATTGATGGCCCATCTTTATCCGATTGATGTTTTAAAACGCCTGAATGTCAGAAGTGTTCCTTTAAGGTCCATTTTGAGTTCAGAACTTCTCGACTTTCTTAAGTACTCCATTTATTCTTGTTTTGACTACCTGTACATAATTCAAATCATCAAAAGGAAAGTTTTCACTTTTCAACATTACTTATTTGTTATCTTAAAGCATTTATTTACCGATTTAAATATAAAAAATAAGATTGGAACTAAAAATAAAAAAGAAGAAAAATAAAAAAGAGAGCTAAAAGTAAAAAAAAGAAAAATAAAAAAGAGAGCTAAAAGTAAAGTAGAATCAGTAAAGTTCGTTGCGGGCTTCTTTCCAGCTCTTTCCTGCACAGATCTTCTTTGCTATTTTTACCGCATCA harbors:
- a CDS encoding MtaA/CmuA family methyltransferase — protein: MVSEMTPTRRALAAVLGGRVDYVPPANPLAQTTTELMQICNASWPKAHFDSKMMADLAAAPYEICGIEAARPQFDISLEAEVLGCKLDWNKPDRPPVTGPAYTDPADITWPDNLEEAGRIPVVLGAIEELRKRYDGMLPVIPVLTSPFTVAGHIAGVENLVRWTKTDPEKAHAFIEAATDFVIAYGKLQTAYGAHILFPADPSASGDLISGETYKEFVLPAHKRMAKEISCPLILHICGDTSKLLPYIKQSGIDCFSFDAVPVWYCRQVMGNEMSILGSLDVIDLMPNGTPEQVYNRTRECILQGADIVGTACDVSFGTSLENLRAYVRACKETPIPKYDDVEDIIRQIGVGIGRNMKENVLGGMQK